The Primulina huaijiensis isolate GDHJ02 chromosome 17, ASM1229523v2, whole genome shotgun sequence genome window below encodes:
- the LOC140962913 gene encoding putative clathrin assembly protein At5g35200, whose translation MSSGGTQSSLRKTLGALKDTTTVNLAKINSDYKEVDIAVVRATNHVELPAKEKHVRAVFSCVLGTRPRADVAYCIHALARRLSKTQNWAVALKTLIVIHRALREVDPTFQEELINYGRSRGHILNLAHFKDDSSPNAWDYSAWVRCYALYLEERLECFRILKYDIEADRLRTKDLDTPELLEHLPSLQQLLFRVLGCQPQGAAIHNHVIQLALAMVASESIKIYNAISDGTVNLVDKFFEMQKPDALKALDIYRRASVQAERLSEFYEVCKNLDVQRGERYIKIEQPPASFLQAMEEYVREAPRSSAVRKGLVDDKPKEILAIEYKKSPEVKEERPPSPPPPEPVKVEAPAVESPPDLLGLNDPNPATTELDQKNALALAIVPVGSPPQPASTGPNLTNGTTGWELALVTAPSSNESTTSSSKLAGGLDKLTLDSLYDDAIRRNNQQNVSYNPWDQAPMANSMMPQVAHDPFYSSNAVAAPNFVQMGAMANQQQSFMFYPQQQMMFMGQPQQPSMIMGQQPAMNPFGNAHVATGHSYSSGMPVQAYNPYSGLI comes from the exons ATGTCTAGCGGGGGAACACAGAGCAGTTTAAGAAAAACTCTTGGTGCACTCAAGGATACCACCACTGTTAATTTGGCAAAAATTAATAGTGACTACAAG GAAGTGGACATTGCTGTTGTTAGGGCGACAAATCACGTCGAACTTCCTGCAAAAGAGAAACACGTTAGAG CTGTCTTTTCTTGTGTGTTGGGGACACGGCCACGAGCGGATGTTGCATATTGCATACATGCTCTTGCAAGAAGGTTGTCGAAGACTCAAAATTGGGCG GTGGCCTTGAAAACTTTGATTGTTATTCATCGTGCATTAAGGGAAGTGGATCCTACGTTCCAGGAAGAACTTATCAATTATGGTCGGAGCAGAGGCCACATTCTTAACTTAGCGCATTTCAAGGATGACTCCAGTCCAAATG CCTGGGATTATTCTGCTTGGGTCCGCTGTTATGCGTTATATCTGGAGGAGAGGCTGGAGTGTTTTAGAATACTGAAATATGACATAGAGGCTGATCGTCTG AGAACCAAAGATCTGGACACACCAGAGTTGCTTGAGCATCTACCGTCTTTGCAGCAACTTCTCTTTCGTGTGCTTGGGTGCCag CCACAAGGAGCGGCGATTCATAATCATGTCATTCAGTTGGCCCTTGCAATG GTTGCTTCGGAAAgtattaaaatttacaatgCCATTAGTGATGGTACTGTTAATTTGGTGGACAAG TTCTTTGAGATGCAAAAGCCTGATGCTCTCAAGGCTTTGGATATATACAGGAGAGCTAGCGTGCAG GCTGAAAGATTGTCCGAATTCTATGAAGTATGTAAAAACCTTGATGTTCAACGTGGAGAAAGATACATAAAAATCGAACAG CCCCCTGCATCGTTTCTTCAAGCCATGGAGGAGTATGTGAGAGAGGCACCACGTTCTTCTGCAGTTCGCAAGGGTCTG GTTGATGATAAGCCCAAGGAGATCCTGGCGATAGAATACAAAAAGAGTCCAGAGGTGAAAGAAGAGCGTCCACCGTCCCCGCCTCCACCAGAACCGGTAAAAGTGGAAGCTCCAGCTGTTGAATCGCCACCAGATTTGCTC GGTCTGAATGATCCTAATCCTGCTACAACAGAGTTAGACCAGAAGAATGCTTTGGCATTAGCCATTGTACCAGTtg GTTCTCCCCCACAACCAGCTTCCACTGGACCGAACTTGACAAACGGAACTACAGGCTGGGAGTTGGCACTCGTTACGGCTCCAAGCTCCAATGAAAGCACTACTTCCTCTAGTAAATTG GCTGGAGGGCTGGACAAACTTACATTAGATAGCCTGTACGATGATGCAATCAGAAGAAATAACCAGCAGAATGTGAGTTACAATCCATGGGATCAAGCTCCAATGGCCAACTCTATGATGCCACAAGTTGCACACGATCCATTCTATTCCTCCAACGCAGTTGCCGCTCCAAATTTTGTTCAGATGGGGGCTATGGCGAATCAGCAACAATCTTTTATGTTTTATCCACAACAACAAATGATGTTTATGGGACAACCGCAACAACCTTCGATGATCATGGGACAACAACCAGCCATGAATCCGTTTGGAAATGCCCATGTTGCCACCGGCCACTCCTACAGCTCAGGTATGCCGGTTCAAGCCTACAATCCATATTCCGGCCTCATTTAA
- the LOC140963477 gene encoding uncharacterized protein, giving the protein MSSWIPSLFNPNYSGDPDSDYDNPNSPTSSSPSRTPRAAASGVKDDLSAVFRGVAAFLAPREGSSSSAVSSSSSDTIAGIKNDLAEIQGSFKSGLSLISSKLTSNLLQFQGQLNDDDDDDDEVEEEDEDEDEDAVGITEEVVDFVRKLCTRPELWIDFPLSLADDFDMSDYQRDHAANIDYLVPELVTLRQKISSQISEGKFWIIYFILLFPRLSEDDLKLLSAPQVVEARETLLKKLQNKSNTMQEKSENHSGNPESNHDIDKGHILEGDVSDMQHKSTSSEIVTANKPMDNMAPEHNISEEERGSCTSVDVRKQSENEDISFSDLEDDEDDLSKNILGSRLLNNEKGEASEWTQQNDNSGGQCGKKQAGQSALRAKESESEDSNDWLAVDDNDFDNVGGNLKF; this is encoded by the exons ATGTCATCTTGGATTCCTTCACTTTTCAATCCCAATTATAGTGGCGATCCCGATTCCGATTACGATAATCCGAACTCACCCACATCTTCTTCGCCCAGCAGGACGCCCAGAGCCGCTGCTTCCGGCGTGAAGGATGATCTCTCCGCTGTGTTCCGCGGCGTCGCCGCCTTTCTTGCTCCGCGGGAAGGGAGTTCGAGTTCTGCggtctcttcttcttcttcggatACAATTGCGGGGATTAAGAATGATTTGGCGGAAATTCAGGGCTCCTTTAAATCTGGCCTCTCTTTGATTTCCTCCAAGCTCACCTCCAATTTATTGCAGTTCCAAGGACAGCtcaatgatgatgatgatgacgaCGACGAAGTGGAAGAGGAGGATGAGGATGAGGATGAGGATGCAGTGGGAATTACAGAAGAAGTGGTGGATTTTGTAAGGAAACTATGTACACGGCCAGAATTGTGGATTGATTTTCCTCTCTCATTAGCAGATG ACTTTGATATGTCAGACTATCAAAGAGACCATGCTGCAAATATCGACTATTTGGTGCCTGAGCTTGTGACACTAAGGCAGAAGATTTCCAGTCAAATTAGCGAAGGGAAATTTTGgattatctattttattttattgtttccCAGGTTAAGTGAAGACGACTTGAAGCTTCTTTCAGCCCCACAG GTCGTTGAAGCTAGGGAGACACTCTTAAAGAAACTGCAGAATAAAAGTAACACAATGCAAGAAAAATCTGAAAACCACTCCGGGAATCCTGAGAGTAACCATGACATTGATAAAGGCCATATCTTGGAAGGAGATGTAAGCGACATGCAGCACAAGAGCACATCATCTGAGATTGTAACTGCAAACAAACCGATGGATAACATGGCACCTGAGCACAATATCTCTGAAGAAGAAAGAGGTTCATGCACATCTGTTGATGTTCGGAAACAATCTGAAAACGAGGATATTTCGTTTAGTGATTTGGAAGATGACGAAGACGAcctatcaaaaaatattttgggatCTAGACTATTGAACAACGAGAAAGGAGAAGCCAGTGAATGGACTCAACAAAATGACAACTCTGGAGGTCAGTGTGGTAAAAAACAGGCTGGCCAATCTGCATTACGAGCTAAAGAATCAGAGAGTGAGGATTCAAATGATTGGCTTGCCGTTGATGATAATGATTTTGACAATGTGGGGGGCAATCTGAAGTTTTAA
- the LOC140963408 gene encoding uncharacterized protein produces MGYSFKILAFFVLSNFLSISTATLAIEPECGSCSKPPVTPVVPLPPVTGPKLPVPPVTVPPVIVPVPPVTVPPVIVPVPPVTVPPVTVPKLPVPPVTIPKVPVVGVVPLPPVTLPPISVPNLPLPPVVTTTPNKGKPCPPPTHKKATCPVNTLKLGVCASVLGGTVSIGLGDPTVNKCCTIISGLADAEAAACLCTTLKIKTLNLKIYVPVALQLLVTCGKTPPPGYTCAA; encoded by the coding sequence ATGGGATACTCGTTCAAGATTTTAGCTTTTTTCGTCCTTTCCAATTTTCTCTCCATTTCCACAGCCACTCTAGCCATTGAACCCGAGTGTGGCTCTTGTTCCAAGCCCCCCGTCACCCCCGTAGTCCCCCTTCCTCCCGTTACCGGACCTAAATTGCCTGTTCCACCCGTAACAGTCCCTCCCGTTATTGTACCTGTGCCACCCGTAACTGTCCCTCCCGTTATTGTTCCTGTGCCACCCGTTACTGTCCCTCCTGTCACCGTACCTAAATTACCCGTGCCACCCGTTACCATACCTAAAGTACCCGTAGTCGGAGTCGTGCCTCTGCCACCGGTAACTCTGCCTCCCATTTCCGTTCCTAATTTACCATTACCACCAGTGGTGACCACCACACCAAACAAAGGTAAGCCATGCCCGCCACCGACACATAAGAAGGCTACTTGCCCAGTGAACACACTCAAACTTGGTGTCTGTGCCAGTGTTCTTGGCGGAACGGTTTCCATTGGTCTGGGAGATCCTACTGTCAACAAGTGCTGCACAATAATATCAGGGCTTGCGGATGCCGAAGCTGCAGCATGCTTGTGCACAACTCTAAAGATAAAAACCCTCAATCTTAAAATATATGTTCCAGTGGCGCTTCAACTACTCGTCACTTGTGGCAAGACACCACCTCCCGGCTACACTTGCGCTGCCTAA
- the LOC140963284 gene encoding uncharacterized protein At2g24330-like, with translation MAEESKKEVGEAVTSKDTEIKPKKEKKGVLSRLWGALFRAHGDDFEKRLQHISKEEAAVLGRITKRSQSWRRMTRQLIAFSVLFEVVAVVYAITTTRSLDLNWKLRALRVLPMFLLPALSSLTYSAIRSFTRMRDRKDKMTLEKLRAERQAKINELKEKTNYYITQQLIQRYDPDPAAKAAAATVLASKLGLDSGLKVHLEEEAKHNAVPTGKSNDVEVARTAGLRNRKASQLKTSSMGSASANHPEEQMPMIAEIEGADISEQHPLVVEHHPQTGLNANEGGWIARLAALLVGEDPTQSYALICGNCHMHNGLARKEDFPYITYYCPHCNALNGPKQPSEHISGSSSPAITALAPVHDAEVTLGADDLNPDTISSSASGVAAATAVTASATTAEIPES, from the exons ATGGCGGAAGAATCTAAGAAAGAGGTTGGGGAGGCTGTCACATCGAAAGACACTGAGATTAAACCAAAGAAAGAGAAGAAAGGAGTGCTGTCAAGATTGTGGGGTGCGCTTTTTAGAGCACATGGAGATGACTTTGAAAAGAGATTGCAACATATTTCAAAGGAAGAGGCTGCCGTGCTTGGCCGGATTACAAAACGGTCTCAAAGTTGGCGAAGAATGACCAGGCAATTGATCGCCTTTTCTGTACTATTTGAG GTTGTTGCAGTAGTATATGCTATCACGACCACAAGATCGTTAGACTTGAACTGGAAATTGAGGGCATTGAGAGTCCTACCCATGTTTCTGCTTCCAGCATTATCTTCCCTTACTTATTCAGCAATCAGAAGCTTCACTAGAATGC gTGACCGAAAGGACAAAATGACTTTGGAAAAGCTTCGTGCTGAAAGGCAGGCAAAAATAAATGAACTTAAAGAGAAGACAAATTACTACATTACACAACAACTAATACAG AGGTATGACCCTGATCCAGCAGCCAAGGCAGCTGCGGCTACTGTACTGGCATCTAAATTGGGTTTGGATTCTGGTCTGAAAGTACATTTGGAAGAAGAGGCTAAGCACAATGCTGTTCCTACTGGAAAAAGCAATGATGTGGAAGTTGCAAGGACTGCTGGACTGCGCAATAGGAAGGCATCCCAATTGAAAACCAGTAGTATGGGAAGCGCATCCGCCAACCATCCTGAAGAGCAAATGCCCATGATTGCAGAAATTGAGGGTGCCGACATTTCTGAGCAACACCCATTGGTTGTGGAGCATCATCCTCAAACAGGTTTGAATGCAAATGAGGGAGGCTGGATTGCTCGATTAGCTGCATTGCTTGTGGGGGAGGATCCAACACAATCTTACGCACTGATTTGTGGAAACTGTCATATGCACAATG GGCTTGCAAGGAAGGAAGATTTTCCGTACATAACTTACTACTGTCCTCATTGCAATGCTTTAAATGGGCCGAAACAACCTTCTGAACATATATCAGGCTCGAGTTCCCCTGCTATCACAGCCTTGGCTCCTGTCCATGATGCAGAAGTCACTCTAGGTGCAGATGACTTGAATCCTGATACAATTTCATCGAGCGCTAGCGGTGTGGCTGCTGCTACCGCTGTTACTGCCTCAGCGACAACAGCTGAGATTCCCGAAAGTTGA